In Pochonia chlamydosporia 170 chromosome 3, whole genome shotgun sequence, the following are encoded in one genomic region:
- a CDS encoding aspartyl protease domain-containing protein, whose product MNSDPVLIEARVNRGIQVRALVDTGCDCYAVIDEAVVKRLRIPFIDRNPRRLGGFSEATKDVMSPGIVVFMMETGGYDERIFAYVVPRLGQDVFLGRPWMKKNKVVYDAAEQRVYHGVAGITIRLLGQEEPEGVKAIRAARVVPAAVFAAECRRGRKRRGHGAAAVQAISLSDIEKALRPKQPVDPSKTVPKEVLDEFKDLFSPEEAMKLPPHRPGVDHEVHLQRDSDGNEPPLPWGPLYSMSREELLVLRKTLRDLLDRGFIRASSSAAAAPVLFVKKPNGA is encoded by the exons ATGAATAGTGACCCGGTGCTGATCGAAGCACGGGTTAATAGAGGTATTCAGGTGCGCGCCCTTGTTGATACCGGATGTGACTGCTACGCCGTAATCGACGAAGCTGTAGTTAAGAGACTGCGGATTCCATTTATCGACAGGAATCCAAGGCGGTTAGGTGGGTTTTCCGAGGCGACTAAAGACGTGATGTCGCCAGGGATTGTAGTCTTtatgatggagactggaggataCGACGAACGCATCTTTGCTTATGTCGTTCCGCGGTTAGGCCAAGATGTGTTCCTGGGCCGgccgtggatgaagaagaacaaggtggtATACGACGCGGCTGAACAGCGAGTCTACCACGGGGTTGCCGGCATTACCATACGGCTCTTAGGACAGGAAGAGCCCGAAGGGGTAAAGGCGATCCGAGCCGCCCGTGTTGTGCCGGCGGCTGTGTTTGCGGCAGAGTGCCGCCGAGGGAGGAAGCGCCGAGGGCACGGCGCGGCCGCAGTGCAAGCGATCAGCCTGTCTGATATTGAGAAGGCATTGAGGCCAAAACAGCCAGTGGATCCGAGTAAGACAGTTCCCAAGGAAGTGCTGGACGAATTCAAAGATCTATTCTCGCCGGAAGAagcgatgaagctgcctccgCACCGACCAGGGGTCGACCACGAAGTACATTTGCAACGTGATAGCGACGGGAACGAACCACCACTGCCGTGGGGACCATTGTATAGTATGTCCCGCGAGGAGCTCCTCGTGTTGCGGAAAACACTGCGGGATCTGCTGGATAGAGGGTTTATCCGGGCAAGCAGctcggcagcagctgccCCAgtgttgtttgtgaagaaacCAAACGGCG CGTGA